In a genomic window of Vibrio gigantis:
- a CDS encoding family 20 glycosylhydrolase, producing the protein MKKTILSLLISGSVVSPMALAMAPNTDLNLMPYPQTVELKSGQVKVDGNFKVYIKGFNSDRVEYTAKRFIDRLERQTGVPILNWQGDSADEANLIIDIDAAPKSEVQNIDSVESYKITTQGDQITLSSPSPYGTIHGIETLLQLVETTATGYHIPAVTIVDEPRFRWRGVSYDTSRHFIEFDVLIRQLDAMASAKMNVFHWHFWDDQGIRIQTESWPRLWSETADGNYYTKDQVRYLVEYARNLGIRVIPEVSLPGHSSAVAHAYPRLMSGGEGQSYEQERGWGVFEPLMDPLNPELYEMLGDVFDEVTELFPDEYFHIGGDEPNYAQWKNSEKHQQFIEENNIDGERGLQSYLNVKVEKMLEERGKKMTGWDEIWHKDLPTSIVIQSWQGHDSIGRAAKEGYPGILSTGYYLDQPQPTSYHYRNDPMPSGITVDDKLHSGEKFVTYQWQKPRSKGSPRKGTLTIIEAKDGTFRAFSDYNGKSREEIYILDYVPGKTFVGHFDNFMSYTEFNLNLNPNGFAEGSYQLIGNVRWPTTGEVIASSDVEGSVIPEPNGGYPAELTDKEKELILGGEITMWLENKDSLTVENYLWPRSYAIAERFWSDAELTDERSMYKRMKAMDTWSEVSVGLRHHADADMLLKRIAKGQDIHDLRVLAKYTEPAQYYARNWEKWNSTEPKGTLYSQYERLNRFVDALPVESYAVYEMQDLVNEVATGNQQALEQLAEHYQQAKSAALVAKTVFAGNVSSVETVVVAEKTVEVADLALTLIAKAQAGEKVREADVNAYQAILSDSAKIYDESIIAIVRPTELLLKQLAE; encoded by the coding sequence ATGAAAAAAACTATATTGTCACTATTGATATCCGGTTCAGTAGTTTCTCCAATGGCTTTAGCAATGGCTCCAAATACAGACTTGAATTTAATGCCTTATCCACAAACTGTGGAATTAAAATCTGGCCAAGTGAAAGTAGATGGTAATTTTAAAGTTTATATCAAAGGCTTTAACTCTGACCGTGTCGAATATACAGCGAAACGCTTTATTGATCGCCTTGAGCGTCAGACGGGTGTGCCGATTCTAAATTGGCAGGGTGATAGCGCGGATGAAGCGAACCTGATCATTGATATCGATGCGGCGCCAAAGTCTGAAGTACAGAACATCGATTCTGTTGAGTCCTACAAAATTACCACTCAGGGTGATCAAATCACGCTGAGCTCACCAAGCCCATACGGCACAATTCACGGCATTGAAACCCTTTTACAGCTCGTCGAAACGACAGCGACTGGCTACCATATTCCTGCCGTAACAATTGTCGATGAGCCTCGTTTCCGTTGGCGTGGTGTCTCTTATGATACCTCGCGTCATTTCATTGAATTCGATGTGCTGATTCGTCAGTTAGATGCGATGGCATCGGCGAAGATGAACGTTTTTCATTGGCACTTCTGGGACGACCAAGGTATCCGTATTCAAACGGAATCTTGGCCGCGTCTATGGTCAGAAACCGCTGATGGTAATTACTACACCAAAGACCAAGTTCGTTACCTAGTTGAGTATGCACGTAACCTTGGTATTCGTGTGATTCCTGAAGTTTCTCTGCCGGGTCACTCTTCTGCAGTGGCGCACGCTTACCCACGCTTGATGTCGGGTGGTGAAGGTCAAAGCTACGAACAAGAACGTGGCTGGGGTGTATTTGAGCCATTGATGGACCCACTTAACCCAGAGCTCTATGAAATGCTGGGCGACGTGTTCGACGAAGTGACAGAACTATTCCCAGATGAGTATTTCCACATTGGTGGAGATGAGCCGAACTATGCGCAGTGGAAAAACAGCGAAAAGCACCAACAGTTCATCGAAGAGAACAATATCGATGGCGAGCGCGGTTTGCAGTCTTACCTCAACGTAAAAGTTGAAAAGATGCTGGAAGAACGCGGCAAGAAGATGACCGGTTGGGATGAGATTTGGCATAAAGATCTGCCAACTTCTATCGTGATTCAAAGCTGGCAAGGACACGACAGTATTGGTCGTGCGGCAAAAGAAGGTTACCCAGGTATTCTTTCTACGGGTTACTACTTAGATCAGCCTCAGCCAACCAGCTACCATTACCGCAATGATCCAATGCCAAGTGGTATCACGGTTGACGATAAGCTGCACAGTGGTGAGAAGTTTGTGACTTACCAATGGCAAAAGCCTCGCTCTAAAGGCAGCCCACGTAAGGGAACACTGACTATCATTGAAGCGAAAGACGGTACTTTCCGCGCGTTCAGTGATTACAACGGTAAGTCTCGTGAAGAGATCTACATCCTTGATTATGTGCCGGGTAAAACCTTTGTCGGCCACTTCGATAACTTCATGTCGTACACCGAGTTCAATCTGAACCTAAATCCAAATGGGTTTGCGGAAGGCAGCTATCAGTTAATTGGTAACGTGCGCTGGCCAACCACAGGTGAAGTGATTGCGAGCAGCGATGTAGAAGGCAGCGTGATTCCTGAACCGAATGGTGGTTACCCTGCGGAATTAACAGATAAAGAAAAAGAGCTTATCTTGGGCGGCGAGATCACCATGTGGCTAGAGAACAAAGACAGCCTCACGGTTGAAAACTACCTATGGCCTCGTAGCTACGCGATTGCAGAACGTTTCTGGTCGGATGCAGAACTGACGGACGAACGCAGCATGTACAAGCGAATGAAAGCGATGGATACATGGTCTGAAGTGTCTGTTGGACTTCGTCATCATGCGGATGCCGACATGCTGTTAAAACGTATTGCGAAAGGTCAAGATATTCACGACCTGCGCGTGCTTGCGAAGTACACCGAACCAGCACAGTACTACGCACGTAACTGGGAGAAGTGGAACTCAACAGAGCCTAAAGGCACTTTGTACAGTCAATATGAGCGCCTAAACCGCTTTGTTGATGCTCTGCCGGTAGAAAGCTACGCGGTGTATGAGATGCAAGATTTGGTCAATGAAGTAGCGACAGGCAATCAACAGGCATTGGAGCAACTTGCTGAGCATTATCAGCAAGCAAAATCGGCTGCACTAGTGGCTAAAACTGTCTTTGCTGGCAACGTATCTTCGGTAGAGACTGTGGTGGTTGCAGAGAAAACCGTTGAAGTCGCAGATTTAGCGTTAACCTTGATTGCTAAAGCGCAAGCAGGCGAAAAGGTGAGAGAAGCAGACGTGAATGCTTACCAAGCGATACTGTCTGACTCAGCGAAAATCTACGACGAATCGATTATCGCGATTGTTCGCCCTACAGAGTTATTGTTGAAGCAGTTGGCTGAGTAA
- a CDS encoding ATP-binding protein, with the protein MINNNRYWLFLCACLLIGLVQVTTKNGISQWKLEQAQRYAEQRFLGYIAEARRTLKRFYYLPYLVTNDETTVRYIDGEDSLEKRIKKQLIQLDKAANTKGWYLLSGEGDLLVSSVERSKLSNKNASTIVSKIHQQGGAISVVTKNKGVTPDYFIAAPVYRASDVVGIVAVQIDLSLLTDQWFADGEAILFQNPRDQFFLSSDNKLSADWFNDTFNSQPTATKRELYDQTHIRVWRLQGKDYLIQSIKLDDLNWRLTYLTPLTSLNQTTNWISWSVAVGCLFIMLLLVILYQRRQKKLSNLRIQKLIEESEKRLSGMINKTHVGLVLIDKHGHIHDINLMAKNYFCLSDSMINNIKAWQLFEAGNPNSTTLQLLKNLEQHQELAEITSVETMARRSDGSYFPVLFSISAFPWHATTYYLCTVIDISKRKKAEIAVQEANKTLQLRVEERTQDLKDAQQELVESSKLAALGRMSSAITHELNQPLTGLKTLLSSNQLLMERGETKMLKANMDLVMTLIDRMANMTSQLKSFAFQRLEKPYPVSLTDALQETLRIHQAQLESVDIRVRVASNISMIMGEEARLRQVLGNLLRNAIDATENQTPATIVISAHTEQQRVIIKVQDNGCGVSEDQLETIFEPFHTNKKMGEGLGLGLAITANNVRDMQGTLIAKNNPDQGMTFSLTLQNIDSK; encoded by the coding sequence ATGATTAACAACAATCGATATTGGTTATTCCTGTGTGCCTGTTTATTGATTGGTTTGGTTCAGGTCACCACCAAGAATGGCATCAGCCAGTGGAAGCTTGAACAAGCCCAACGCTATGCCGAACAGCGCTTCCTTGGTTACATTGCTGAGGCAAGGCGAACCCTGAAGCGTTTCTATTATCTGCCCTATCTGGTAACCAATGATGAAACCACGGTGCGTTATATCGATGGTGAAGACAGCCTTGAAAAACGCATCAAGAAACAGCTGATTCAATTGGATAAAGCCGCTAATACCAAGGGTTGGTATCTGCTTTCTGGCGAAGGGGACTTGTTGGTATCGAGTGTCGAAAGAAGCAAACTGAGCAATAAAAACGCCAGCACGATTGTTTCTAAAATCCACCAGCAAGGTGGTGCGATTTCAGTGGTGACAAAAAACAAAGGCGTGACGCCCGATTACTTCATAGCCGCACCCGTTTATCGAGCGTCAGATGTGGTTGGCATTGTCGCAGTACAAATCGATTTGTCATTGTTAACCGATCAATGGTTTGCCGATGGTGAAGCGATATTGTTCCAAAACCCTCGAGATCAGTTCTTTCTCTCCAGTGACAACAAGCTAAGTGCCGATTGGTTCAATGACACCTTCAATTCTCAGCCGACAGCGACAAAGCGCGAGTTGTATGACCAAACCCACATTCGCGTGTGGCGACTGCAAGGTAAAGACTATCTAATTCAGTCGATCAAGTTAGACGACCTCAATTGGCGTTTAACCTACCTCACCCCATTAACTAGCCTCAATCAAACCACTAACTGGATCAGCTGGAGCGTCGCGGTAGGCTGTCTTTTCATCATGCTATTGCTGGTCATTCTCTACCAAAGACGCCAGAAGAAACTCAGCAACCTACGAATCCAAAAGCTGATTGAAGAGTCTGAAAAACGGTTGTCCGGAATGATCAACAAGACCCACGTTGGACTTGTGCTGATCGATAAACACGGTCACATCCACGACATTAATCTGATGGCGAAGAACTACTTCTGCCTATCCGATTCGATGATTAATAATATCAAGGCATGGCAGCTTTTTGAGGCCGGTAACCCGAACTCAACCACTTTGCAGTTGCTAAAGAACTTGGAACAACATCAGGAGCTAGCCGAGATCACCAGCGTCGAAACCATGGCAAGACGCAGCGATGGCAGCTACTTCCCGGTGTTGTTCTCTATTAGTGCCTTTCCTTGGCATGCCACGACCTATTACTTGTGTACCGTGATTGATATCAGTAAACGTAAGAAAGCGGAGATCGCAGTTCAGGAAGCCAATAAAACGCTGCAACTACGAGTAGAAGAGCGAACACAAGACCTCAAAGATGCACAGCAAGAGTTGGTCGAATCAAGCAAGCTTGCCGCACTAGGTCGCATGTCGAGTGCGATTACTCACGAGCTTAATCAGCCTCTTACTGGCCTAAAAACCCTGCTTTCAAGTAACCAGTTACTGATGGAGAGAGGCGAGACTAAGATGTTGAAAGCGAACATGGACTTGGTAATGACCCTCATCGACAGAATGGCTAACATGACCAGCCAGTTGAAGTCGTTCGCCTTCCAAAGACTAGAAAAACCTTACCCAGTTTCACTAACAGACGCACTGCAAGAAACCCTGCGTATTCACCAAGCACAATTAGAAAGCGTCGATATCCGCGTGCGTGTCGCCTCTAATATTTCGATGATAATGGGAGAAGAAGCGCGGCTAAGACAGGTACTTGGTAATCTCTTAAGAAATGCCATCGATGCCACGGAAAATCAGACGCCAGCGACCATTGTTATCAGCGCTCATACCGAACAACAACGTGTGATCATCAAGGTGCAAGATAACGGTTGTGGCGTATCCGAAGACCAACTCGAAACCATTTTCGAACCCTTCCACACCAACAAAAAAATGGGCGAAGGCTTGGGGTTAGGGCTAGCGATTACAGCCAACAATGTACGGGATATGCAAGGCACCTTGATAGCAAAGAACAACCCAGACCAAGGCATGACATTCTCATTAACGCTACAGAACATTGATAGTAAGTAG
- a CDS encoding sigma-54-dependent transcriptional regulator, whose amino-acid sequence MQRIALIEDDAIVRQATSQWLQLAGFDVTAFEVGQDALNAVELGDFQTIITDVRLPDIDGVELLRRFKSLVPDVPVILITGHGDVDMAVKALQQGAYDFIEKPFDPERLSQTVSEAVEKHQSGQDRNSRQNYLDNLKGIEQVLIGRSKVMCELREQIQKVASIDTNVIIYGETGCGKELVASCLHEFSERKRHPFVPLNCGAIPENLFESELFGHEAGAFTGAAKRRIGKLEFADKGTVFLDEIESMPLSMQVKVLRTLQDNVVERVGGNQQQHVDLRVVSASKSDLLNHPDFRQDLFYRLNVAQLHLPPLSEREDDALILFEHFTQEANSETRVASEADRYALLSYAWPGNVRELRNVAIRFALDESLTVGDILSCRPNSVTESTTAGIPLAVQVQSFERKVIHDALVRYQGRINDVMQDLDLPRRTLNQKMVRYALNRSDYVDS is encoded by the coding sequence ATGCAACGTATTGCTTTAATTGAAGATGACGCGATTGTGCGTCAAGCAACCAGCCAATGGTTACAGTTGGCGGGCTTTGATGTCACCGCATTTGAAGTAGGGCAAGATGCTTTAAATGCCGTAGAGTTGGGGGACTTCCAAACCATCATCACCGATGTTCGCTTACCTGATATTGATGGTGTTGAACTGCTAAGACGCTTTAAAAGCCTTGTGCCAGATGTGCCCGTTATCTTGATTACAGGTCACGGTGATGTTGATATGGCGGTGAAAGCGCTACAGCAAGGCGCGTATGATTTCATTGAAAAGCCATTCGACCCAGAGCGCCTATCTCAAACGGTATCGGAAGCGGTTGAAAAACATCAAAGTGGCCAAGATAGAAACAGTCGTCAGAACTATCTGGATAACCTTAAGGGCATTGAACAGGTGCTGATTGGTCGCAGTAAGGTGATGTGTGAACTACGCGAGCAAATTCAGAAAGTCGCTTCCATAGACACCAACGTGATCATTTATGGTGAGACCGGCTGTGGTAAAGAGCTGGTTGCTTCTTGTTTGCATGAGTTTAGCGAGCGAAAAAGACACCCTTTTGTACCGCTCAATTGTGGCGCGATCCCAGAAAACCTCTTTGAAAGCGAGTTATTTGGGCATGAAGCTGGTGCGTTTACTGGTGCCGCCAAGCGACGCATTGGTAAGCTTGAATTTGCCGACAAAGGCACGGTGTTTCTTGATGAAATAGAGAGTATGCCGCTGTCGATGCAGGTAAAAGTGCTGCGAACCTTGCAAGATAATGTTGTAGAACGCGTGGGTGGTAATCAGCAACAACATGTTGATCTACGAGTGGTCTCTGCTTCGAAAAGCGATCTACTTAATCATCCTGATTTTCGCCAAGATCTTTTCTATCGTTTGAACGTTGCCCAACTGCATTTACCTCCCCTTAGTGAACGAGAAGACGATGCTTTGATTCTTTTCGAACACTTCACTCAAGAAGCGAACAGTGAAACCCGAGTTGCCAGTGAGGCCGATCGTTATGCCTTGTTGTCGTATGCATGGCCGGGCAATGTACGTGAGCTGCGTAATGTGGCGATTCGTTTTGCACTGGATGAAAGCCTCACTGTTGGCGATATTTTGTCGTGTCGACCTAACTCAGTAACAGAATCAACTACGGCAGGCATCCCATTGGCGGTTCAGGTTCAGAGCTTTGAGCGAAAAGTGATTCATGATGCGCTAGTGCGTTATCAAGGGCGCATCAATGATGTGATGCAAGACTTGGATTTACCCCGCCGAACATTGAATCAAAAAATGGTGCGCTATGCGTTGAACCGAAGCGATTATGTCGATTCGTAA
- a CDS encoding TRAP transporter permease, with amino-acid sequence MSDSLQQELKKFELPTRTDFPWVGKAITTMGVILSLLHIWFNTLSTLPELWISATHFAGFAIICALWYPAHISLKRSKIALAVDIGIALAALACLIYIPFAEDALYERGVKFIASDWFFSILAIAIVIELIRRTMGWFIPVLILVCLSYVVLWGQWTSGIFHFPGLSLETLLYRSFYSSEGMFGSISRISWTFVFMFILFGAFLVRSGVGDYIIDVSRAAAGKVIGGPGFIAVIGSGLMGSVSGSSVANTVSTGVISIPLMQKAGFPSRFAAGVEAAASTGGQLMPPVMGAGAFIMASYTQIPYVDIIAVSFLPALIYFLSVAFFVRIEAKRSGVQKVTSGCEPLLKVLLSGWHNLIPLAVLVTLLVKGFTPTYAAGISILSVVVASWFSKNHKMGPKAIIEALSQGAKNMATTAVLLVGIGLVINVISTTGIGNTFSLMINSWANGDLLVMIALIALASLILGMGLPVTAAYIVLGTLSAPALYKLIAESQLLDLLVSGQLPEQAKAIFMLAAPEKLDLLNAPMALETAKEMIALVPADFVETLLEQSLGLEAISLALLSAHLIIFWLSQDSNVTPPVCLTAFAAATIAKTPPMRTGLMAWKIAKGLYLVPLLIAYTNLVSWDVTSVLVTGGFAIIGTYAFVAAIEGYLESEINLALRAVLIALGVALVWPDVSIVIRLVCVALFIAIFIYSGRKYDINQVKKESDDEQESLPQTEPDTVASSL; translated from the coding sequence ATGAGCGATTCGCTGCAGCAGGAACTGAAAAAATTTGAACTGCCGACCCGAACGGATTTTCCTTGGGTAGGCAAAGCGATAACAACAATGGGAGTGATACTCTCTCTATTACACATTTGGTTTAACACCTTATCTACCTTGCCAGAACTTTGGATCTCGGCGACCCACTTCGCCGGTTTCGCGATCATTTGTGCGCTTTGGTATCCCGCCCATATTTCATTGAAAAGAAGCAAAATTGCTTTGGCTGTGGACATCGGGATCGCCTTGGCGGCTCTGGCTTGTCTTATCTACATTCCTTTTGCTGAAGATGCACTTTATGAGCGAGGCGTGAAGTTTATCGCCAGTGATTGGTTCTTCTCTATCTTGGCAATTGCCATTGTTATTGAGCTGATTCGTCGCACCATGGGTTGGTTTATTCCGGTGCTTATCTTGGTGTGTTTGAGCTATGTGGTGCTGTGGGGGCAATGGACCAGCGGCATCTTCCATTTCCCGGGTTTGAGCCTTGAAACTCTGCTTTATCGAAGCTTTTACTCATCAGAAGGGATGTTTGGTTCTATCTCAAGAATCAGCTGGACCTTTGTATTCATGTTCATCTTATTTGGCGCATTCTTAGTGCGTTCGGGTGTCGGTGATTACATCATTGATGTGTCTCGCGCAGCGGCTGGAAAAGTGATTGGTGGCCCCGGTTTCATCGCGGTAATTGGCTCAGGCTTAATGGGTTCAGTGTCTGGTTCTAGCGTGGCAAACACAGTATCGACGGGCGTGATCAGTATCCCTTTGATGCAAAAGGCAGGCTTCCCTTCGCGTTTCGCGGCAGGTGTTGAAGCGGCTGCATCGACGGGCGGGCAGTTGATGCCACCAGTGATGGGGGCGGGTGCGTTTATCATGGCGTCTTACACGCAGATCCCTTATGTAGATATCATTGCGGTTTCCTTCTTACCGGCGCTTATCTACTTCTTGTCGGTAGCGTTCTTCGTGCGTATTGAAGCCAAACGTAGTGGCGTGCAAAAAGTCACTTCTGGCTGTGAACCTCTATTGAAGGTATTGCTGTCGGGCTGGCACAACCTGATCCCACTAGCGGTGTTGGTGACTCTGTTGGTGAAGGGCTTCACACCGACTTACGCAGCGGGTATCTCGATTCTGTCTGTCGTAGTGGCTTCATGGTTCTCTAAAAATCACAAAATGGGACCAAAGGCGATCATCGAAGCGCTTTCTCAAGGTGCGAAAAATATGGCGACCACGGCGGTACTGCTAGTAGGTATTGGCCTCGTTATCAACGTGATCAGCACTACCGGGATTGGTAACACCTTCTCGTTGATGATCAACAGTTGGGCGAACGGTGATTTGTTGGTGATGATAGCCTTAATCGCGCTGGCATCTTTGATTTTGGGTATGGGCTTACCAGTAACCGCGGCTTATATCGTGTTGGGTACTCTGTCTGCTCCAGCCTTGTACAAACTGATTGCTGAAAGCCAGTTGCTCGACTTGTTGGTTTCGGGTCAGTTACCCGAACAGGCGAAAGCGATCTTCATGTTGGCGGCACCCGAAAAATTAGATTTATTGAATGCGCCAATGGCACTCGAAACAGCCAAAGAGATGATTGCGTTAGTACCTGCTGATTTTGTGGAAACCCTGCTTGAGCAAAGCTTGGGCTTGGAAGCGATCAGCCTTGCGCTGCTTTCTGCACACTTGATCATCTTCTGGTTATCGCAAGACAGCAACGTAACACCACCAGTTTGCTTAACCGCATTTGCAGCCGCGACTATTGCTAAAACACCGCCAATGAGAACCGGTTTAATGGCGTGGAAGATTGCCAAAGGCTTGTACTTGGTGCCACTGCTTATCGCTTACACCAACTTAGTAAGTTGGGATGTGACCTCGGTTTTGGTCACAGGTGGCTTTGCTATCATTGGTACTTACGCGTTTGTTGCCGCGATTGAGGGTTACTTAGAGAGTGAAATTAATCTCGCGCTTCGTGCCGTGTTGATTGCACTGGGTGTGGCTTTGGTTTGGCCTGATGTGTCAATCGTGATTCGCTTGGTGTGTGTGGCTCTGTTTATCGCTATCTTCATCTACAGCGGTCGTAAGTACGATATCAATCAAGTGAAAAAAGAATCGGACGATGAGCAAGAATCGTTGCCTCAAACCGAACCTGACACTGTCGCGTCTTCCCTATAA
- a CDS encoding TAXI family TRAP transporter solute-binding subunit, protein MKYNKLVKTLAIAMASIGLISNASAQEDRSYILATASTGGTYYPVGVALATLSKVKLAPKQHFSLAAISSAGSGENVKLLNENEAQFAILQGLYGAWAWQGLGPYEKSGSQKQLRSVSMLWQNVEHFIVRSDLTETGTMSDLENLNGKKFSIGKKNSGTENSGRQIMQGLSVNPEQFKLAFMGYGGSASALQNGTIDGMNTPAGVPVGAVTQAFAALGEDIQILSFTDAQIKQANGDYNIWTKYEIPANTYPGVDKPITTIAQPNFLAVREDISEEDVYQLTKAIYENLPFLQGIHKATKAMALEKGIAGLPVPLHPGAARYYQEVGIDVPSELIVN, encoded by the coding sequence ATGAAATACAACAAGCTAGTTAAAACTTTAGCAATCGCAATGGCCTCTATTGGCCTTATCAGCAACGCCTCAGCTCAAGAAGATCGCAGCTACATTTTAGCGACGGCCTCAACGGGTGGTACTTACTATCCAGTGGGGGTGGCTTTAGCGACATTGAGTAAAGTTAAGCTTGCGCCAAAGCAGCACTTTTCTTTAGCGGCTATCAGCTCTGCGGGATCGGGCGAGAACGTGAAACTTCTCAATGAGAACGAAGCGCAGTTTGCCATTCTGCAAGGTTTGTATGGCGCGTGGGCGTGGCAAGGGCTTGGTCCATATGAGAAGTCAGGCAGTCAAAAACAACTGCGTTCAGTCTCTATGCTATGGCAAAACGTTGAACACTTTATTGTGCGCTCTGATCTGACAGAAACGGGCACCATGAGTGATTTAGAAAATCTAAACGGCAAAAAATTCTCTATCGGTAAGAAGAACTCAGGTACAGAGAATTCAGGACGCCAGATCATGCAAGGCCTGTCGGTTAACCCAGAACAATTTAAACTCGCCTTTATGGGTTACGGCGGCAGTGCAAGTGCACTACAAAATGGCACCATTGATGGCATGAATACGCCTGCTGGTGTGCCTGTTGGTGCGGTAACTCAAGCCTTTGCAGCCTTGGGTGAAGACATTCAAATCCTGTCATTTACCGATGCACAAATCAAACAAGCGAACGGCGATTACAACATCTGGACCAAGTACGAGATCCCAGCGAACACTTACCCTGGTGTTGATAAGCCGATCACCACTATCGCACAACCTAACTTCCTAGCGGTTCGTGAAGACATCTCTGAAGAAGATGTTTATCAGCTGACTAAAGCTATCTATGAAAACCTACCTTTCCTACAAGGTATCCACAAAGCAACCAAAGCAATGGCTCTCGAGAAAGGGATCGCAGGTCTGCCTGTTCCACTTCACCCGGGCGCTGCACGTTACTACCAAGAAGTGGGCATCGATGTCCCTTCTGAGTTGATCGTTAACTAG
- a CDS encoding oligogalacturonate-specific porin KdgM family protein, which produces MKKLLPLTLLALLPMTSTAGGYVDLRAEYRSTTDQYRSRFIVGHHFDNGYGLETLTNVRHAAGAYDETKVINTEFTHYYTYAINDSFMLNPGVVMNFQGSNTFLMPYLKLNYNFDNGLFVHGRYRYDFSTEALVNDYGDEETAKRNRYDIWTGYNTDKYMISYAFTYFDQITHHTTELATGDLNAREHTVKAVYKWKPTVRPYAEVVDADTVQSENDKTDWRFRVGVNFSF; this is translated from the coding sequence ATGAAAAAATTACTTCCATTAACACTACTAGCATTATTACCAATGACCTCAACTGCCGGGGGTTATGTCGATTTAAGGGCAGAGTATCGAAGTACGACAGATCAGTATCGAAGTCGTTTTATTGTTGGTCACCATTTTGATAATGGGTATGGTTTAGAAACACTGACGAATGTTCGACATGCAGCGGGAGCGTATGACGAAACGAAGGTGATTAATACCGAGTTTACCCATTATTACACCTATGCCATCAATGACAGTTTTATGCTGAACCCTGGCGTAGTGATGAATTTTCAAGGCTCAAATACCTTCTTGATGCCTTATCTAAAGCTTAATTACAACTTTGACAATGGGCTCTTTGTACATGGCCGTTATCGTTATGACTTTTCGACCGAAGCTTTAGTGAATGACTATGGCGATGAAGAGACAGCAAAGCGAAACCGTTATGATATTTGGACGGGATACAATACAGATAAATACATGATTTCGTATGCCTTTACGTATTTTGACCAGATTACGCATCATACGACAGAGCTTGCAACCGGCGATCTAAATGCCCGCGAGCATACCGTCAAAGCAGTTTACAAATGGAAACCAACAGTGAGGCCATACGCTGAAGTAGTTGATGCGGATACGGTGCAATCAGAAAACGATAAAACGGATTGGCGTTTCCGAGTTGGTGTTAATTTCTCATTCTAA